One Mugil cephalus isolate CIBA_MC_2020 chromosome 22, CIBA_Mcephalus_1.1, whole genome shotgun sequence genomic window carries:
- the ing3 gene encoding inhibitor of growth protein 3 has protein sequence MLYLEDYLEMIEQLPMDLRDRFTEMREMDLQVQNATDQLEQKVIEFFVNAKKNKPEWREEQMEVIKKDYYKALEDADEKVQLANQIYDLVDRHLRKLDQELAKFKMELEADNAGITEILERRSLEMDSPSQPVNNHHVHSHATAEKRKYSAPTHHTTEHVPEKKFKSEALLSTLTSDASKENTPGCRSNSTSSSTNNVYSVNSSQPLASYNLSSLPAGPGAGAGAITMAAAQAVQATAQMKEGRRTSSLKASYEAIKNNDFQLSREFSLSRESTAYPSSALASTLTQTLTPNTASDSRGRKSKSSIKSSNHQSSSSSSSSSLSSCSSSSALAQELSQQASALPEAEASSQVDWTYDPNEPRYCICNQVSYGEMVGCDNTDCPIEWFHYGCVGLTEAPKGKWFCPQCTAAMKRRGSRHK, from the exons CAGATCAGCTGGAGCAGAAGGTGATCGAGTTCTTCGTCAACGCCAAGAAGAACAAACCCGAGTGGAGAGAAGAGCAGATGGAGGTCATTAAAAAG GATTATTACAAAGCTCTGGAGGATGCAGACGAGAAGGTCCAGCTGGCCAATCAGATCTACGACCTG GTGGACCGTCACCTCCGTAAACTGGACCAGGAACTGGCCAAGTTCAAGATGGAGCTGGAGGCCGACAACGCCGGCATCACAGAGATTCTGGAGAGAC gGTCCTTAGAGATGGACAGTCCGTCTCAGccggtcaacaaccaccacgtcCACTCACACGCCACAGCGGAGA AGAGGAAGTACAGCGCCCCCACTCACCACACCACAGAACACGTCCCAGAGAAGAAGTTCAAGTCCGAAGCTCTGCTCTCCACCCTCACATCAGACGCCTCCAAGGAGAATACGCCAG GTTGCCGTAGCAACAGCACGTCCTCGTCCACCAACAACGTGTACAGTGTGAACTCTTCTCAGCCTCTGGCCTCCTACAACCTGAGCTCTCTACCTGCAGGACCTGGAGCCGGAGCCGGCGCCATCACCATGGCAGCAGCCCAGGCCGTCCAGGCCACCGCACAG ATGAAGGAGGGACGGAGGACGTCCAGTCTCAAAGCCAGCTATGAGGCCATCAAGAACAACGACTTCCAGCTGAGCAGAGAGTTCTCTCTGTCCAGGGAGAGCACAGCCTACCCGTCCTCGGCCCTGGCCTCCACCCTCACCCAGACCCTCACCCCCAACACCGCCTCCGACTCCCGGGGACGCAAGTCCAA GAGCAGCATCAAGTCTTCCAACCACCAGTCGTCttcgtcctcgtcctcttcgtctctgtcctcctgctcctcgtccTCAGCTCTGGCTCAGGAACTGTCTCAGCAGGCGTCAGCGCTGCCGGAGGCTGAGGCCAGCAGCCAGGTGGACTGGACCTACGACCCCAACGAGCCCCGCTACTGCATCTGCAACCAG GTTTCCTATGGGGAGATGGTCGGATGTGACAACACAGAC TGTCCCATCGAGTGGTTCCACTATGGCTGCGTGGGTCTGACCGAGGCCCCCAAAGGGAAGTGGTTCTGTCCTCAGTGCACAGCCGCcatgaagaggagaggaagccGCCACAAATAA